A portion of the Leifsonia sp. EB41 genome contains these proteins:
- a CDS encoding acyl-CoA thioesterase/BAAT N-terminal domain-containing protein — protein MRGRLRALAAAAAIVAVAALTGCVAPAGGARIVVARFGNATADPVVVSLTGLTPGEDVVLRATATTTAGTWTSRALYAVPPSGRVDLSSQQPITAPHVRPDAAAPFWSMSGPSLSQSQLQRAWAEGPVQVELTAEQQGARVAVAQVPRTPLSAQSVERVVTVDALASAAVPTSAAAPAGAAVSADQTQALRAGTLFTPLPTLVHPRPGVVLIDGDDDAASGAFAARRIAAIGFPVLLLPAFGPEGQIPGSAALSVEAFDAARAWLARDPGVDPDHIVVYGTGRAAPLALWFAASEPQTVYGAIAASGPTAELCASSSGAPTLLNEGRPVPCASPNSRIADTPILPLNRIPGPLLLACGTADELLPSACDWTRAGADERGARAQGETLIAPGSAHELSAPPMLPIGLDGLPPATAQATEDARVAFWSRVTALLEGAIGP, from the coding sequence GTGAGGGGCCGGCTGCGCGCGCTCGCCGCCGCTGCCGCGATCGTCGCGGTCGCGGCCCTCACCGGCTGCGTCGCACCGGCCGGCGGAGCCCGCATCGTGGTCGCGCGCTTCGGGAACGCCACCGCCGACCCGGTCGTCGTCTCGCTCACCGGCCTGACCCCGGGGGAGGACGTCGTCCTCCGCGCCACCGCGACCACGACGGCGGGGACCTGGACCTCCCGCGCCCTCTACGCCGTCCCGCCCAGCGGCCGGGTCGACCTCTCCTCCCAGCAGCCGATCACCGCCCCGCACGTGCGGCCGGACGCCGCCGCGCCGTTCTGGAGCATGTCCGGCCCCTCCCTCAGCCAGTCGCAGCTCCAACGCGCCTGGGCCGAGGGCCCCGTGCAGGTCGAGCTCACCGCCGAGCAGCAGGGCGCCAGGGTCGCCGTCGCCCAGGTCCCGCGCACGCCCCTGTCCGCCCAGAGCGTCGAGCGCGTCGTGACGGTGGACGCCCTCGCTAGCGCCGCCGTCCCCACCAGCGCCGCCGCCCCCGCCGGCGCCGCGGTCTCCGCCGACCAGACCCAGGCGCTGCGGGCGGGGACGCTGTTCACCCCGCTGCCGACGCTCGTGCATCCGCGGCCCGGCGTCGTCCTCATCGACGGCGACGACGACGCCGCCTCCGGCGCCTTCGCCGCGCGCCGGATCGCCGCGATCGGCTTCCCCGTGCTCCTGCTCCCCGCCTTCGGGCCGGAGGGGCAGATCCCCGGCTCGGCCGCCCTCTCGGTGGAGGCCTTCGACGCCGCGCGCGCCTGGCTCGCGCGGGACCCGGGCGTCGACCCGGACCACATCGTCGTCTACGGCACCGGCCGCGCCGCCCCGCTCGCGCTCTGGTTCGCGGCGAGCGAGCCGCAGACCGTCTACGGCGCCATCGCAGCGAGCGGACCGACCGCCGAGCTGTGCGCGTCGTCGTCCGGCGCGCCGACGCTGCTGAACGAGGGCCGTCCGGTGCCGTGCGCGAGCCCGAACAGCCGGATCGCGGACACGCCCATCCTGCCGCTGAACCGCATCCCCGGGCCGCTGCTGCTCGCCTGCGGAACGGCCGACGAGCTGCTCCCAAGCGCGTGCGACTGGACCCGCGCAGGGGCGGACGAGCGCGGCGCGCGGGCGCAGGGGGAGACGCTGATCGCCCCGGGATCGGCGCACGAGCTGAGCGCGCCTCCGATGCTGCCGATCGGACTCGACGGCCTCCCACCGGCCACGGCGCAGGCAACCGAGGACGCCAGGGTGGCATTCTGGTCGCGGGTGACCGCGTTGCTGGAAGGAGCCATCGGACCGTGA
- a CDS encoding acyl-CoA thioesterase/BAAT N-terminal domain-containing protein → MNPARRTRFAARRVLAALAGVVLAAVALVGCGAQQGAAGPRFALSVNPSPVWQPVGIQVLALPPGQEVTIRASLVPGGLWSSQAVYAVPADGVIDLARDVPLEAPFTGADGMGLFWTMRSSTGEAATSDVTWGGSSFSVDLQASVGGRRVAETRVQRTGLSVAAPSRAVFDDGITGDYFQPTSSTEGVRPGVIVFDGTDPGEPTGVLVSATLAALGFPTLDLSTYGSAGQLDPLRSLPAERFLSALSWLKSQPGVDGQRIFTFGASRGAQLALWAASAYPGTVYGAIAPGGTTGLICPSPVPSPAVTVGGEWVPCTTGTHDPAPAAVLDIQRIPGPVVLGCAGRDEEIANSCAWLEAGARKRPLEEGDAYLIAPGATHLFYLPPYTPLLLPAGAAAQPTERAREALWADIMTALTAPSSVPGH, encoded by the coding sequence GTGAACCCCGCCAGGAGGACCCGCTTCGCCGCACGCCGCGTGCTCGCGGCGCTTGCCGGCGTCGTGCTCGCGGCGGTCGCACTGGTGGGCTGCGGCGCCCAGCAGGGCGCGGCGGGACCGCGCTTCGCGCTGAGCGTGAACCCGAGCCCGGTGTGGCAGCCGGTCGGCATCCAGGTCCTCGCGCTGCCGCCGGGGCAGGAGGTGACGATCCGTGCGTCGCTGGTGCCGGGCGGGCTGTGGTCGTCGCAGGCGGTCTACGCCGTCCCGGCCGACGGCGTGATCGACCTCGCGCGCGACGTCCCGCTGGAGGCCCCGTTCACCGGTGCAGACGGAATGGGACTGTTCTGGACGATGCGCAGCAGCACGGGGGAGGCGGCGACCTCCGACGTCACGTGGGGCGGCTCGTCGTTCTCCGTCGACCTCCAGGCCTCCGTCGGCGGCCGCCGGGTCGCCGAGACCCGGGTGCAGCGCACCGGGCTGTCGGTGGCGGCGCCGTCGCGCGCGGTGTTCGACGACGGCATCACCGGCGACTACTTCCAGCCCACGAGCTCGACGGAAGGCGTGCGGCCGGGCGTCATCGTGTTCGACGGCACCGATCCGGGGGAGCCGACCGGCGTGCTCGTGTCGGCGACGCTGGCGGCCCTCGGCTTCCCGACACTCGACCTCTCCACGTACGGCTCGGCCGGGCAGCTCGACCCGCTGCGCAGCCTCCCCGCCGAGCGGTTCCTCTCCGCCCTGAGCTGGCTCAAGTCGCAGCCGGGAGTGGACGGCCAGCGGATCTTCACCTTCGGCGCCTCGCGCGGTGCGCAGCTCGCCCTCTGGGCGGCCTCCGCGTATCCGGGCACCGTCTACGGCGCGATCGCGCCGGGCGGCACCACCGGGCTGATCTGCCCGTCGCCGGTGCCGAGCCCGGCCGTGACAGTCGGAGGGGAGTGGGTGCCCTGCACGACGGGCACGCACGATCCCGCCCCGGCCGCCGTCCTCGACATCCAGCGCATCCCCGGGCCCGTCGTTCTCGGCTGCGCCGGGCGGGACGAGGAGATCGCGAACAGCTGCGCCTGGCTGGAGGCAGGGGCGCGCAAGCGCCCCCTGGAGGAGGGCGACGCGTACCTGATCGCACCGGGCGCGACGCACCTCTTCTACCTGCCGCCGTACACGCCGCTGCTGCTGCCGGCCGGCGCCGCAGCGCAGCCGACGGAGCGGGCGAGGGAGGCGCTCTGGGCGGACATCATGACCGCGCTGACGGCTCCGTCCTCGGTGCCGGGGCACTGA